Within Haematobia irritans isolate KBUSLIRL chromosome 2, ASM5000362v1, whole genome shotgun sequence, the genomic segment agtccggaaactcattatcaagccaagtttttgcttcacccgtattttttcccttcagataacagtattttaccaaaacacgaaattccttttttttcattttttttcacaatcacaaaagttgcttcacaaaagacgctatatctcacaaactaattgacttacaaacgccaaattttgacacgaatcatttgaaggttggtactatataaaaataatatgaatttaatactagcgacaccatctatgtgtcagaccggcgacttatcagccaacagcTAGGTTCACGCGTATAAATAATTCTATGAAGGAACAAAAGTTGTCGGATTATCAACAAGTTATCGAATGACACACCATAAAGAAGTTCCCTGTATCTGGTGATATGGTCAAAGCGCCTCAATCCATAAACGTATCTCACAATATTATTGTAAACGACATTCAACTTCCGTCTGCTTCCGCCATCGCAACCCGAAAATAGTTCACTTCCATTCAACAATCCTGGCAAGACATAActtttaccaatgtggtatcacaatggactgaatattctaagtgagcctgatacatcgggctgccacctaacctaacctaacctagctaaGATAACCCTTGTCTTGAGCGGCTTAAATCGCTGTGTGTGCCATAATAAGGTTCTTAATTTCGTCTTTCAGTGTATCGTATTAGATGTTTGTTTGAGTAAGGTCGACACTATCAACTACCAAAAAGAGGTGCGAAATTCTCTCAATCGTGAATCATGTACGTcgtaaacaaaatataaagaaactCTCGGGAATGTGTATAGATGGGTATAAAACAAATGTTGTGTGagttaaaaatttcgaaaaatcacgctcacgatcaaATTCTCCCTGCTCATATCTACTAGTTGAATTATTGGAATTCATTGCTTTGCGAACATTAAGCTTTTTCTGTTAATTTTTCTCGTGAGTCTCGAAAATTTGTCATGCGTAACGGGAGAATGTCGAATGAATGAGTAGAATTTCACTCACCCACACTACCAGCCAAAATAGAGGCTGGTGTAGGGAGGCAGCACACAACTTTAATATGTTTGATAACCTCCCGTACTATTTAAGGTAAAAGATTATGATCGAAGTGGATTTAGAGTCTACTTATAAAAACTTAGAGtctacatacacgcaaagaaaaaaaacgtttggaaaacgtgtaccgaaaacgtttttcttttgttagagttttttgaattgcttcgaaaagtatacacttttatcaccaaaaaaattcgtttgttacaaaatttttattttttcagtaaaaaaagttatttttgaaccaacaacacagtccatttcgtttatatcaaacactgttcttttctaaatttaggtctttaataagacacattttacagttcatagtaaaaatttaatatagtagaatgtaatgttgaaaattttttcggaatcttccgatcatatctggaatatatgtaaaaaaaaaaaaaaaaaaaaaactttggtcgaagcagggatcgaacccacgacccttggcatgcaagtcagacgtagcaaccactgctccacggtgcccaactgaatgtatttttctgttaaataaactttgtttaatcggctcgtgggcgccacaagctatgctatataaatataacttagttatatgggtaattgtctattgatgacaataacggctacatggctcagtggatagtgtgttggcttacaaattgcatggtccgcggttcgattctccgtccaggcgaaaggtaaaaaaaaattttaaatttataaaattgtataatttcttctacattgtttgtgttacagaaaaaggtgccaagaactaaaaaacttcgtggaagtgggaaagatgtgagggaaaatgcaattaaccagaaaaaaatttttttgagttagtctttatgaaattgtttttacatcctggaaaagaataaacgtttatcacaaaaagtatatacttttcttccaaatacactttctttcaacgaaaagcatatgagaaacgaactttgtttgtctaaaatttcgtttggcaggaaagaattatttttttgcgtgtataaaaaaaaacattggaaatttttgttttaaaaataaatatatttgtgtttttttcttttgtataaggcaaaatatcacagttttttaaagcttttatttctaggaTGTAGGCACTATTGGTATTCCATTTCAAATTGAAGAACGCTTAAAATCAGGCTTGAGCCCAGCGATCTTGCAGACAGGTTATTTGATTGGCAGAAGTGGTCCAGAAAAAAGTTCCTTCGGTGGTGCGAATATAATGAACAGGTACTGAAGGGACGTTACCGAAGTCTTCCTCAGCGAAAGATTGCTTAGCGGAGAGATGTTCATTGATGCCATTTTCATAGGATTCCATTGAGAGGCATTCAATTTCAAGACCGGCGTTACTTTCGTTCTCCAATGATTCCATTGAATCgatctttttattttgtttgaagAGCTGTTTCAGCATTTTTTTGATGCTGTAGGAGACTTTCTTGTTGCTGACGATGATATCCATTTTGTTGACTTGGTTGTGGGAAATTTCTACGCACATTTTAAATGTGATCTGGTTTGAGTTGTTTACTGAATGAATACTCGAATGAGAATGTTGATCTATCCCTGAGTCCTTTTGCTTTTTATACTCTCATCACACCAACACTATGATACGTCAATAAGCAGGTATTTGTAAAAATACCAGCTTCGTAGACAATTGGCAGTGCACAACAATAGCATACCTATCCTTCCAAACTGTTTTCAAATCGTGGGAACGACGCGTGagtaacaaattttcaaaaactgtaAATCCTTTAGGATCCTTTTTAAATACGATGTAATTAATTGAAAAGGAATTTTGTTGTTGCAAATGTGCACGTGCATTTTAGTATAGCATTAAATTGGtaagccaaattttctaaaacaaaagaaCGATATGGAAGATAAGATATTTTTCTCACGCTATGATTATGCGGTGTAGTAGATTCCACTTCTGATGTTATCATTTAAAAAACTAGGGTCTTTTTATAAGTCTCGGGACACATTCAATTTATtgttaaatacatatatgggacGGCGTCGTATCGGAATGTGGCACATTCCTCAACGTCCGCTTGATTTTTCTCAGTGAAAGTACACTTCTAGTGTGAATGGAATGGAAAATCAATCGTACGTCTATTGTTTTACATACACACgagttttttatgatttttataccctccatcataggatgggggtatattaactttgtcattccgtttgtaacacatcgaaatattgctctaagaccccataaagtatatatattttgggtcgtggtgaaattctgagtcgatctaagcatgtccgtccgtccgtccgtctgttgaaatcacgctaacttccgaacgaaacaagctatcgacttgaaacttggcacaagtagttgttatcgatgtaggtcggatggtattgaaaatgggccatatcggtccacttttacgtatagcccccatataaagggaccctcagatttggcttgtggagcctctaacagaagcatatttcatccgatccggctgaaatttggtatatggtgttggtatatggtctctaacaaccatgcaaaaattggtccacatcggtccataattatatatagtccccatataaaccgatccccagatttggcttgcggagccttaaagagatgcaaatttcatccgatccggctgaaatttggtacatggtgttggtatatggtctctaacaaccgtgcaaaaattggttcacatcggtccataattatatatagcccccatataaaccgatccccagatttggcttgtggagcctctaagagaagcatatttcatccgatccggctgaaatttggtacatggtgttggtatatggtctctaacaatcatgcaaaaattgatccacatcggtccataattatatatagcccccatataaaccgatccccagatttggcttggggagcctcttggaggagcaaaattcatccgatccggttcaaattaggaacgtggtgttagtatacggtcgctaacaaccataccaaaattggtccaatcacacaaaaattggtccatatcggttcataataaaattttcatcattgtcaaaattttatttctatagaaaattttgttcaaattttattcggttcataatcatggttgccactcgagccaaaaataatctaccaagattttatttctatagaaaattttgtcaaaagtttatttctatagaaaattttgttaaaattttatttctgtagaaatttttgtcaaaatttatttctatagaaaattttgttaaaattttatttctgtacaaaattttgtcaaaattttatgtctactttgtcaaactgaattatatacgtattgaatcgatcttttttgatttaatatataccacgtatggacttacatacaatttagaagatggtgttacgaggttttaagataccttgccaaaggcaagcgttaccgcaacttaagtaattcgattctggatggcagtgtttagaagaagtttctacgcaatccatgatggagggtacataagcttcggcctggccgaacttacggccgtatatacttgttttttttatttttattaaacatttatttcaaataatcaattttttaattaaaaaaaaaaaactaaaaaaacgtttttaattaaaaacataattgagtttaatttttaatcaagtatcttTTTAATACCCAATTAAAAccgtgattgaatacatttcaattaaaaaattaattggatcaattaatttcgtgattgaatcagaaaaaattgtgtgtgaACGGTtccagaatttttattttctgtaaataataaaatatgcatatatatgttttagttttaattttctaGAAGTTTTTTTGGAGTTGTTTATACAAAATAACAAGAAACGtttttatttaagaaataaaacatcAGGTGTACATAAACTTTTGTTGGTCGAAGATTTCGattctgcacacaaaaaaaatatttttagagtcaatcacgaaattgaattgattggtcaaattaatttttaattgaaatttcttcaattacataattaaaattttaattgatccaattaaaaaaattaaatgatactattaatttttgtgattgatttttgttttaattaaaaaatttgttgaatcaattaaatttttattttagttggaaatattttgataatttttttctgtgtgacgaAATAATTAAACTCCAACTATGAACaactataataaataaaaataattaatttgttgTGTGTATAGTTAGTTATATCACAATTGCAATTCCAAGCGACTTATTGCCATAACAGGTGTTTGTGCAGAGGATAACTCTATTTGTTCGAAAGTTGGCGTGAACAAAAATACAAATGGACGTACATTGCTGAATCGCGGGATATCGAGACATTACGTCCATGCATTACAAACAGCATAACAAACTTAgagaattaacaaatttttctcctAATTACTAAGAAGAAAAAGGGCTCGTTCCATATAACAGTCTGTCGAAAGCCTAGCGTGCACCATAGAATGTGCCACTGCTCTTTATGAAACACCTCCAGCTCGTGTGCTTATACTCGATCACTTACACCAACACTATTCATTAGCATGCATGAAAGGTGTTTTAAAACTGGCTCCAATCTCTAGTAGATggcgtgagaaaaattttcacagaaattggaATATCCCTTTTTCTCATATTTCAAGCAATGTTCGCATGCTCGTGTACATTTCCTCGACAGTCTGCAACAACTAAACATATCCTAATATTGAGATTCTATTGATAATGAATCCTGTAGGATTTaccttttccaaaaatattttgttcacaTCAGTGTTCCCACGCTTCGAGAGCGAGTTGGAAGGAACGTTATACCATTGAAATGCACTGTCTATTGTCTAGGAAGCTGGTACTTTTACAAATACCTGCATATGCTACCTTCAGGATGTTAAGCAACCGAGAGTATAAAAGGCAAAGTCGTTCAGGGATAAGGCATCATTCTTAATTGAATATTCGTTCAGCAAGGAACTCAAACAAGGACATCACATTTAAAATGTGCGTAGAAATCACCCAAAATCACTTCAACAAAATGGAAATCACTGTCAGCAACAAGAAAGTCTTATATAGCATAAGAAAAATGGTCAAACAACTGTTCAAgaaacaaaataagaaaatcGATTCACTAGAATCATTGGAGAACGAAAGCAACGCCAGTCTTGAAGATGATCGAGTCTCAATAGAGTCATACGAAAATGATATCAATGAACATCTCTATTCTAAGCATATTTCAAGCAATGTTCGCATGCTCGTGTACATTTCCTCGACAGTCTGCAACAACTAAACATATCCCAATATTGAGATTCTATTGATAATGAATCCTGTAGGATTTaccttttccaaaaatattttgttcacaTCAGTGTTCCCACGCTTCGAGAGCGAGTTGGAAGGAACGTTATACCATTGAAATGCACTGTCTATTGTCTAGGAAGCTGGTATTTTTACAAATACCTGCATATGCTACCTTCAGGATGTTAAGCAACCGAGAGTATAAAAGTCAAAGTCGTTCAGTGATAAGGCATCATTCTTAATTGAATATTCGTTCAGCAAGGAACTCAAACAAGGACATCACATTTAAAATGTGTGTAGAAATCACCCAAAATCACTTCAACAAAATGGAAATCACTGTCAGCAACAAGAAAGTCTTATATAGCATAAGAAAAATGGTCAAACAACTGTTCAAgaaacaaaataagaaaatcGATTCACTAGAATCATTGGAGAACGAAAGCAACGCCAGTCTTGAAGATGATCGAGTCTCAATAGAGTCATACGAAAATGATATCAATGAACATCTCTATTCTAAGCAATCCTTTGATGAAGATGAAACCAGCATCGTGCCCGTTCACTACATTCGcaccacacaaggaacatttttCTGGACTACtgcttcaaatcaaatgaattgcCGATGGGCTCAGGCCTAGTTCTTGTTAGCCCATCTATTTGGAATGGAATTTCAAAATATGTATGCTAGAATTAAAAGCTTTATACAACTGTGATATTTAAAATTAtacaaactaaaaatatataatacataTTATCTTTCATTTATTATATAATGAAATAATTGCAATTATGCATTTTTACTCGTAGCCCTTTTACCGGAGTCGCCTTATTGCATAAAAAGACGTAGTTGACTTATTCCGGTTTTTCAAAATcggctttaatcaaatttttatttaggcATTTTCGAATATTTATGCAGGATAAAATTGACTTGAACAAATCCGAGAGTACTTTCTAAAATGAGAGGTATGTAAATTAAtgaccacttccaaaaatgtagaGCAGGATCCCAGATCAGACAAATAACACgaataatatagaaaaaatcaaaagtacAAGATTGATGAGATATACAAATTTACAAgtggttttaaaaatttaaacaaaaaaagaatatgTTCGAGTACGTTTAATGGCCGTTAAGCAATTCATTTATGAAAAGTacgtttattttaattcatttgaaCAAAAGCTATCTTGTGGAATGTATGAAATTTTAGAATTGCCGTCAATCAAGCAGCTATAAAGTTcttcttacacacaaaaaattttctgattcattcacgaaattaattgatccaattaattttttaattgaaatgtcttcaatcacgaaaatggtagtatcatcacagttttaattgggcattaaaaaaaaataattgatttcattagcaaatttgggattaaattttttaattgattcgattgaaaatttaatttacgttgtttgcaaaactcaattagtttttccattaaaaacataactattttcaattactttcttaactgacttacggccattttcatgtagctccgttaggctttaactggcagttaacagaaagaaaaatggaaatatcttttctccggttaactttaactgaataattttcagcagttaagtttctaactggcatatggaatatatacgcaagatgacagatatgtagatatcatggtttaaaagttcgttacctaacgtagcactaacggagcttcatgaaaatgggggttagtgtttttaatttgattaaaaaatggatagtttgaaataaatttgttgctaaaaataaaaaaaaaataatagactTAGTATGATTAAAAagctaaaattaataaaaataattatttttttaattaaaaatgtttcaatcattgacttaattaacttaatgtttctattttgattaaaaagttaattgtatcaatcaatttattaattgcaaaatttctcaactttaatcaatattttggtgatattttttctgtgtagtcaaTGTGGGCATAATGTCCAAAGCAGACTGCCGCTGACGTAGAGAACTTAGTTCTCACTGAACAACATaatgtaactctgtgctgggtacctggacacTGTGGAATAATGGGAAATGAACCCGCCTTCATCAGGACCTCTGGTTGGATGCTTGGGTGCTTAAAACACCTTTAATGAAAAAGGATATATGAAAGTTGATTAGCGACCTTAAAGGTGATCACTTCAGGAAGATGGTTGGGAAAATTATCTTGAGGAATAACAGGGTTgccgttttatcaaaatttataatttattgataATTCCAATCATTCATTCATAAACCAAATAattcaataattaatttaaacattTCATAACCATAGATCATAAAGTTATTGAACTGAAGAAACGTGATTGTCACGATCATAGTCGAAGAGcatgctatttttgcggcgaccatgtaacattttcacctacaaccacacagaaataaatttccgtagttaaactaacgctaaatttatcttatttttattgtaaaaaatgatttgttagtagttaaattttattacttttcgcgaaattttccacagcccaataaaattttcgtttttgttaagtatgtctcaaatattttatgaactaaacgtgagtataaagttcgatgaccgtacacataatttcaatatgaactaaagcaaatgagaattttcgtcccaaaaatagtaagaatgaactatggttaaaatggtcatgatttggtgccaatgattttcttcttaacttttagttaatattttcttctattagagggtgtaatttcgtgaactgttaaaaagtacaacagggcattaaattttcctggtcttaacaacgctttggggaagtctcaaaatgtgtagcaaaatttagttcaattttcgtacgagtcagtttattcttcctataaaacaatttacttttttattcgGTGCATGTTgattcagtgaacatggttctaagaaaaataaaattggcatcatctaaaatgttattatattgataaaaagaattttgtttgaatcaaaagacaatggtcatggTTATGGTattcgacaaaaatgttttttttcagttggaAGAACATGgttacaacctaaaatgtttgatctttatgaaaaaacttttcgtattttggttcaatttcaacaataagtaatcattccatattt encodes:
- the LOC142223894 gene encoding enhancer of split m4 protein-like, encoding MCVEISHNQVNKMDIIVSNKKVSYSIKKMLKQLFKQNKKIDSMESLENESNAGLEIECLSMESYENGINEHLSAKQSFAEEDFGNVPSVPVHYIRTTEGTFFWTTSANQITCLQDRWAQA